A region of Staphylococcus sp. IVB6181 DNA encodes the following proteins:
- the sdaAB gene encoding L-serine ammonia-lyase, iron-sulfur-dependent subunit beta: MARKHDYQSAFDIIGPVMMGPSSSHTAGAVKIGNAARMVLQGEPEDIEVHYYESFAQTHLGHGTDVAIIGGLLGYSTFDERIKNAVDIAKDEGIGVRFIEETGRSLGEHPNCALIKAKQGDRHIELNGISIGGGTIKIKSINVNGQCILMNHGLPLLEIDGPTDNATINHLINDLIEHGADINEEIKTINPDGCLMALHLNKALSEDVLNKLREKYSDLNFAYIK; encoded by the coding sequence ATGGCACGTAAACATGACTACCAAAGCGCATTTGATATCATAGGTCCAGTAATGATGGGACCATCAAGTTCACACACTGCAGGTGCAGTTAAAATAGGCAACGCAGCAAGAATGGTATTGCAAGGCGAACCAGAAGATATTGAAGTTCATTATTATGAATCGTTCGCACAAACACATTTAGGTCACGGTACTGATGTTGCGATTATCGGAGGTTTACTCGGTTACAGTACGTTCGACGAACGTATTAAAAACGCAGTAGATATCGCAAAAGATGAAGGTATCGGTGTTCGTTTCATTGAAGAAACAGGCAGAAGCTTAGGTGAACACCCTAACTGTGCATTAATCAAAGCAAAACAAGGAGATCGCCACATTGAATTAAACGGTATTTCAATCGGCGGCGGTACAATTAAAATCAAAAGCATTAATGTCAATGGTCAATGTATTCTAATGAACCATGGTTTACCATTATTAGAAATCGATGGACCAACAGATAATGCGACAATCAACCATTTGATTAACGATTTAATCGAACATGGTGCAGACATCAACGAAGAAATTAAAACAATTAATCCTGATGGCTGTTTAATGGCATTGCATTTAAACAAAGCTTTATCAGAAGACGTACTGAATAAATTGAGAGAAAAGTATAGCGACTTAAACTTTGCATATATAAAATAA
- a CDS encoding GNAT family N-acetyltransferase produces the protein MMLYLPIDDNLKLVQPEIQMAQSLFNVIEQERAFLSTYLPFIDHTLSVQDEIEFIKLMLAHQSRGTGRLFLIYYQDQLVGTIDLHQVNQDHQKAWVGYWLSSQYNGRGIMTRCLTALCDFAFNSLNLNKLSIHANIKNEPSINVAKRAGFQYVGTDKEELYERGQYEDFVRYALLKREFNSQNSL, from the coding sequence ATGATGTTATACCTTCCGATAGATGATAATTTGAAACTCGTGCAGCCAGAAATACAAATGGCACAATCGTTATTTAATGTGATTGAGCAAGAAAGAGCGTTCCTCTCAACTTATCTTCCTTTTATTGATCACACGCTTTCAGTTCAAGATGAGATAGAATTTATTAAATTGATGCTTGCACATCAATCAAGAGGCACAGGCAGATTATTTTTAATTTACTATCAAGACCAGCTCGTAGGTACGATAGACTTGCATCAAGTGAACCAAGATCATCAGAAAGCCTGGGTAGGCTATTGGCTGAGCAGTCAATATAATGGTCGAGGGATTATGACACGTTGTTTGACTGCACTATGCGACTTTGCATTTAATTCATTGAACCTGAATAAATTATCGATTCATGCGAATATCAAAAATGAACCAAGTATAAACGTAGCTAAACGTGCAGGATTTCAATATGTCGGTACCGATAAAGAAGAATTGTATGAACGTGGACAATATGAAGATTTTGTAAGATATGCATTGCTTAAGCGTGAATTCAATTCACAAAATTCATTATAA
- a CDS encoding HoxN/HupN/NixA family nickel/cobalt transporter, producing the protein MNHHLIPKQPILPYLIIVAALHGLGLLFLFIAGQTHPVLFGMGLLAYTLGLRHAFDADHIAAIDNTVRKLMQEKKNPIGVGFYFSIGHSSVVFIMALLLGISVRFAKHQLPAFQAAGGIIGTIVSGMFLLLIGILNLIILIALIRLFMRLRSEHLHHEQLDELLASRGLINRFVGPYFKCINQSWHVLPLGFLFGLVFDTASEIALLALSSGASEQSISLIGILALPLLFAAGMSLLDKLDGLLMQSAYHWAFLKPVRKIYYNITITAISVIAALIIGMVELMQILIDHFHLQGGFWNTIAAIEFDHLGYILVAVFILIWMLSVFIWKTNRFEESH; encoded by the coding sequence TTGAATCATCATCTTATACCTAAACAACCTATCCTCCCCTATTTGATTATTGTCGCAGCGTTGCATGGGCTGGGATTGCTATTTTTATTTATCGCAGGACAAACACATCCTGTGCTGTTCGGCATGGGACTGTTAGCTTATACTTTAGGACTGAGACATGCTTTTGATGCTGACCATATTGCCGCAATCGATAATACAGTACGTAAATTAATGCAAGAAAAGAAAAATCCGATCGGCGTCGGCTTTTATTTCTCTATCGGCCATTCCAGTGTCGTATTTATAATGGCGTTGCTGCTGGGAATTTCAGTCCGCTTTGCGAAACATCAGCTGCCTGCTTTCCAAGCTGCCGGTGGTATCATCGGCACGATTGTTTCCGGTATGTTCTTACTGTTAATCGGTATTTTGAATTTAATCATTCTTATCGCATTGATACGTTTGTTTATGCGCTTGCGTTCAGAGCATCTGCACCACGAACAGTTAGATGAACTGCTCGCTTCACGCGGCTTGATCAACCGCTTCGTCGGTCCTTATTTCAAATGTATCAATCAAAGCTGGCATGTATTGCCGTTAGGCTTCCTCTTTGGATTAGTGTTTGATACTGCAAGTGAAATTGCTTTACTGGCGCTCTCTTCAGGGGCCTCTGAACAATCCATTTCACTCATCGGCATCTTAGCCTTGCCGCTGCTCTTTGCGGCCGGCATGAGTTTGTTAGATAAATTAGACGGCCTATTAATGCAGTCCGCATATCATTGGGCTTTCTTAAAACCTGTACGCAAAATCTATTACAATATCACAATCACTGCGATATCTGTTATTGCGGCACTTATCATCGGTATGGTAGAACTTATGCAAATTCTGATTGATCACTTCCATTTGCAAGGCGGCTTTTGGAATACTATCGCAGCCATTGAATTCGACCACTTAGGTTATATTCTTGTTGCGGTCTTCATTTTGATATGGATGCTTTCTGTCTTTATTTGGAAAACAAATCGATTCGAAGAAAGCCATTAA
- a CDS encoding thioesterase family protein has protein sequence MNERKLVAESEIEVNGYDIDAMGIVSNIVYIRWFEDLRTLFINQHMNYSEMMKQSISPILMHTEADYKIPVTIHDCPVGRCWLTKISRMKWVFEFEISSGDKVHCKGKQYGGFFNLEEQKIIPVPDVFRNI, from the coding sequence ATGAATGAGCGTAAATTAGTCGCAGAAAGTGAAATAGAAGTCAACGGCTATGACATAGATGCAATGGGCATTGTCAGCAACATTGTATATATCCGATGGTTTGAAGATTTAAGAACGTTATTTATTAATCAGCATATGAATTATTCTGAAATGATGAAACAATCGATTTCTCCGATTTTGATGCATACTGAAGCAGATTATAAAATACCAGTCACAATTCATGATTGCCCGGTCGGCAGATGCTGGTTAACAAAAATCAGCCGAATGAAATGGGTCTTTGAATTTGAAATCAGTTCAGGTGATAAAGTACATTGCAAAGGCAAGCAATACGGCGGCTTTTTCAATTTGGAAGAACAGAAAATCATACCTGTTCCAGATGTCTTCAGAAATATTTAA
- a CDS encoding LacI family DNA-binding transcriptional regulator produces the protein MKKTQPTLHDIARISGLSIATVNQILEDKRHVANDNARTRVVEALEMLGYEPSRYIQSLRGESVKTIAFIMPRHDAYYASIIDAIEHQEGSEGIRIIAMASNEQAARQDALIDWFVSQQVDGIIVSPVSAQMRIAKRWRDIPMVIIDNQIEDGLLPYIGMNYEDTTYRAAEHLLQHNHKAIALILGNEASSATADSRMGYKAALEDFEFQMDERLIAYQYTDLSLNATERYGYETTQALFSQAQHPTALIAANHAMLTGILQALKAQELSVPEDVAVVTLEENSWNKVHAPELTSVGIDSETIGASIFKRLKQYFDGETDTIASDWLAARLNERASSRKHL, from the coding sequence ATGAAGAAAACACAACCTACGTTACATGATATTGCGAGAATTTCTGGACTCTCGATTGCGACAGTCAATCAGATTTTAGAAGATAAACGCCATGTGGCAAATGATAATGCACGTACACGTGTCGTTGAAGCATTAGAAATGTTAGGTTATGAACCCAGTCGCTATATTCAATCTTTACGCGGAGAAAGTGTTAAGACTATCGCATTTATTATGCCGAGACATGATGCCTATTATGCTTCGATTATCGATGCGATAGAACATCAAGAAGGTTCTGAAGGCATTCGTATTATTGCGATGGCTTCTAATGAACAAGCTGCGCGTCAAGATGCATTGATCGATTGGTTCGTTTCACAACAAGTCGACGGCATCATCGTATCTCCGGTTTCTGCACAAATGCGTATTGCGAAACGCTGGAGAGATATTCCGATGGTTATTATTGATAATCAAATTGAAGACGGTTTATTGCCGTATATCGGTATGAACTACGAAGATACAACATATCGAGCAGCAGAACATTTATTGCAGCACAATCATAAAGCCATTGCACTGATTCTAGGCAATGAAGCATCCAGTGCGACAGCAGATTCCAGAATGGGCTATAAAGCTGCACTTGAAGATTTTGAATTTCAAATGGATGAGCGCCTGATTGCGTATCAATATACAGATTTAAGTTTAAATGCGACAGAGCGTTATGGTTATGAGACAACTCAAGCATTATTCAGTCAAGCACAGCATCCGACAGCATTAATCGCAGCGAACCATGCGATGCTGACTGGTATTTTGCAAGCATTGAAAGCACAAGAGTTATCTGTACCAGAAGATGTCGCAGTCGTTACATTAGAAGAAAACAGCTGGAATAAAGTACATGCGCCTGAACTGACTTCTGTCGGTATTGATTCAGAAACGATCGGCGCATCGATTTTCAAGCGATTGAAACAGTACTTTGATGGCGAAACCGATACGATTGCATCAGATTGGTTAGCCGCACGTTTGAACGAGAGAGCATCCAGCCGTAAACATCTATAA
- a CDS encoding LrgB family protein — translation MIIIKDIVMILLTVFMYIAAKKLHKRFPSPFLNPALVASIGIIIVLLLFRQNYNSYMAGGHLINYLLSCTVVCLAYPLYINRHKIFENFNIIFTSVLTGVLLNFVLVYFSLKILGFDKEEIVTLLPRSITAAVGIQVSHQMGGADTITVLFIITTGLIGSMLGSMLLRMGNFRTSIAKGLAFGNASHAFGTAKALELDLESGAFSSIGMILTAVISSVLLPILIILFY, via the coding sequence ATGATTATTATTAAAGACATCGTTATGATCTTGCTCACAGTATTCATGTATATCGCAGCAAAGAAATTGCACAAACGGTTCCCAAGTCCGTTTTTAAATCCAGCCTTAGTTGCTTCAATCGGAATCATAATCGTGTTATTATTATTCCGCCAGAATTATAATTCTTACATGGCCGGCGGACATTTAATCAATTATCTGCTGAGCTGTACGGTTGTATGTTTAGCATATCCGCTGTATATTAACCGTCATAAAATCTTTGAGAATTTTAATATTATTTTTACAAGCGTATTAACTGGCGTATTACTCAACTTTGTGTTAGTTTATTTCTCGTTGAAGATTCTAGGCTTCGATAAGGAAGAAATTGTAACACTGTTGCCAAGATCAATTACTGCAGCAGTCGGTATCCAAGTATCGCATCAGATGGGCGGTGCGGATACGATTACAGTATTGTTCATTATTACGACTGGTTTAATCGGCAGTATGCTTGGTTCAATGCTGCTTCGCATGGGCAACTTCAGAACTTCCATTGCAAAAGGGCTTGCATTCGGAAATGCATCTCATGCGTTCGGTACGGCTAAAGCACTGGAATTGGATTTAGAATCCGGTGCATTCAGTTCAATCGGTATGATTTTAACTGCAGTTATCAGTTCTGTATTATTACCGATTCTTATCATTTTGTTTTATTAA
- a CDS encoding AzlC family ABC transporter permease: MTHQQHPHLTALKAAFPQTIPIFAGFSFIGIAYGIYMHSLGFHPIYAMLMSLLIFAGSMEFVAGSLLLAPFNPFSVFILTLMLNSRHLFYGISMLDRFKGTGKYKPYLIFGMCDETFVINNMANVPKHVDRTLFMFYVTLLNQIYWFLGTTVGSWFGVFIKFDTTGLDFVMVALFVVIFLESWLKEKNHASALIGLILPTICLILFGPNHFILPSMILIVIALTLLRGYFSRKGVA, from the coding sequence ATGACACACCAGCAACATCCGCATTTAACAGCGCTTAAAGCTGCTTTCCCTCAAACCATCCCCATCTTTGCGGGTTTTTCTTTTATCGGCATTGCGTACGGGATTTATATGCATTCGTTAGGATTTCATCCTATTTATGCAATGTTGATGAGTTTATTGATTTTCGCAGGTTCTATGGAATTTGTGGCCGGCAGTTTATTGCTTGCGCCGTTTAATCCTTTTAGTGTCTTTATTCTGACGCTGATGCTGAATTCCAGACATTTATTTTATGGTATTTCGATGTTAGACCGCTTTAAAGGCACAGGCAAATATAAACCGTATTTGATTTTTGGGATGTGTGATGAGACCTTTGTCATCAATAATATGGCAAATGTACCTAAACATGTGGACCGCACATTGTTTATGTTTTATGTCACATTGCTCAATCAGATTTATTGGTTCTTAGGCACAACAGTCGGCAGCTGGTTCGGTGTGTTTATCAAGTTTGATACTACAGGCTTAGACTTTGTGATGGTTGCTCTCTTTGTGGTCATTTTCTTAGAATCATGGCTTAAAGAAAAGAATCATGCCAGTGCACTTATCGGGTTAATCTTACCGACAATTTGCCTCATCCTCTTTGGACCGAACCACTTTATCTTGCCTTCAATGATTTTAATTGTCATTGCTTTAACGTTGTTGAGAGGCTATTTCAGCAGAAAGGGTGTGGCTTAA
- a CDS encoding PTS sugar transporter subunit IIC — protein sequence MDIILGTGTLLLVLLAMSLFLKFAPYGKQGLQALSGAACATFLPQAFLSYAIGGVFHIEFFQRIGDMAGSLSGIAVGILTGMKMGISPVFAVIIGLVLHDQKLLPAFIAAYLVSFLIKLIEKKVPEGLDLIVVILVAPALTFGIAGLISPGVMAVLRQIGGAITAVGDNNPYALAVILGLIVPVVGMTPLSSMVLTSLLGLTGVPMAIGALACTGSSFVNFMLFRTLKIGGLGKAFAVAVEPLTQIDTIAKYPIQLYGANAIVGMFNAIIVTIAGLVINVTGMATPIAGAIVLFGFNKPIPSAITIVAVIVTSIILGWILGKVIQKINFKKITDKLPGKKAQPSEAN from the coding sequence ATGGATATTATTTTAGGAACTGGGACGTTATTGCTAGTCCTATTAGCAATGTCTTTATTCTTAAAGTTCGCTCCTTACGGTAAACAGGGGCTGCAAGCACTATCAGGTGCTGCTTGTGCGACATTCTTGCCGCAAGCGTTCTTAAGTTACGCAATCGGCGGTGTGTTTCACATTGAATTCTTCCAAAGAATAGGAGATATGGCTGGGAGTTTAAGCGGTATCGCAGTAGGTATTTTAACAGGTATGAAAATGGGTATCTCACCTGTTTTCGCAGTAATCATCGGTTTAGTATTACACGATCAAAAATTACTTCCTGCATTTATCGCAGCTTACTTAGTCAGCTTCTTAATTAAATTAATTGAGAAAAAAGTACCAGAAGGCTTAGACTTGATTGTAGTGATTTTAGTGGCTCCGGCATTAACATTCGGAATCGCTGGATTAATTTCACCAGGAGTAATGGCTGTGTTAAGACAAATCGGTGGTGCGATTACAGCAGTTGGTGACAACAATCCATATGCACTCGCAGTTATTTTAGGTTTAATCGTTCCAGTAGTAGGTATGACACCATTAAGTTCTATGGTATTAACAAGTCTATTAGGCTTAACAGGTGTTCCAATGGCAATCGGTGCATTAGCTTGTACAGGTTCATCATTCGTTAACTTCATGTTATTCAGAACACTTAAAATCGGCGGCTTAGGTAAAGCATTCGCTGTTGCAGTTGAACCATTAACACAAATTGATACGATAGCGAAGTATCCGATTCAACTCTATGGCGCAAACGCCATTGTCGGTATGTTTAACGCGATCATCGTTACTATTGCAGGTTTAGTAATCAATGTAACGGGAATGGCAACACCAATAGCTGGTGCTATTGTATTATTCGGATTCAACAAACCTATTCCATCAGCTATTACAATCGTAGCTGTCATTGTAACAAGTATCATTCTTGGCTGGATTTTAGGTAAAGTAATCCAAAAAATCAACTTCAAGAAAATTACTGACAAACTACCAGGTAAAAAAGCTCAACCGTCAGAAGCAAATTAA
- the cidR gene encoding cidABC operon transcriptional activator CidR: MDIKQMGYFIAVVQYGGMTNASRELFIAQPTISKAIKDLENELGSALFDRSKRHLTLTDSGEIFYKKSLEIMNLFENLPKEVNQLKGLEAGHISIGLSAVMNMNKFIETLGNFHQLYPNITYNLVENGGKALESQIINNEIDIGITTLPVDSAIFESIPLYTEDLLLVVSETHPLADREVVEMHELANEDFILFNEDFYLNDKIIETAKRSGFVPKTISKISQWNFIENLLTAGLGVSILPENIVKMLNGPIHSSKINDTAMRWQLGVIWKKEKYINYATREYIDYMKSSLTMQD, translated from the coding sequence TTGGATATTAAACAAATGGGATACTTTATCGCAGTGGTACAATACGGGGGTATGACGAATGCATCCAGAGAGTTGTTTATTGCACAGCCGACAATCAGTAAAGCAATTAAAGATTTAGAAAATGAACTCGGCAGTGCTTTATTTGATCGCAGCAAGCGTCATTTAACCTTAACAGACAGCGGTGAAATCTTTTATAAAAAGTCATTGGAAATTATGAATCTTTTCGAGAATCTGCCGAAAGAAGTCAATCAGCTTAAAGGGCTTGAAGCAGGACATATAAGTATTGGTTTATCTGCGGTTATGAATATGAATAAATTCATTGAAACATTAGGAAACTTCCACCAGCTGTATCCAAACATTACTTATAACTTAGTAGAAAACGGCGGTAAAGCGTTAGAGTCTCAAATTATCAATAATGAGATCGATATCGGTATTACAACATTGCCTGTAGATAGTGCAATCTTTGAATCGATTCCGCTCTACACAGAAGATTTACTTTTGGTTGTCAGCGAAACACATCCGCTTGCAGATAGAGAGGTCGTAGAGATGCATGAACTCGCAAATGAGGACTTTATCTTATTTAATGAAGATTTCTATTTAAATGATAAGATTATTGAAACTGCGAAGCGGTCTGGCTTTGTACCGAAAACGATTTCTAAAATTTCTCAGTGGAACTTTATCGAAAACTTATTAACTGCCGGATTAGGTGTCAGTATTCTTCCGGAAAATATCGTTAAGATGCTAAACGGTCCGATACATAGCTCAAAGATTAATGATACTGCGATGCGATGGCAATTAGGAGTTATATGGAAGAAAGAAAAATATATTAATTATGCGACAAGAGAATACATTGATTACATGAAATCATCATTAACGATGCAAGATTAA
- a CDS encoding branched-chain amino acid transporter permease — MTLTQQIITIGVVVIGTMLTRFLPFLIFSKDKPTPKFIQYLGTVLPAAVFGFLVVYALRKTPVLTGNHGMPELIAILVIILLHVIKRNMLISIAGGTIVYMLLVQFVF, encoded by the coding sequence ATGACTTTGACGCAGCAAATTATCACAATCGGTGTGGTCGTCATCGGGACAATGTTAACTCGATTCTTGCCGTTTTTGATTTTCTCGAAAGACAAGCCGACACCTAAATTTATTCAATATCTCGGTACTGTACTGCCTGCTGCAGTATTTGGATTTTTAGTCGTCTATGCTTTACGCAAAACACCTGTGTTAACCGGCAATCATGGCATGCCTGAACTAATCGCAATATTAGTCATCATCTTATTGCATGTCATTAAACGCAATATGCTGATATCTATTGCAGGGGGAACGATTGTCTATATGTTATTAGTGCAATTTGTATTTTAA
- a CDS encoding alpha/beta hydrolase, giving the protein MSDINYISSFDDVNLYSKITLGERPIANLIIVQGLTEDLDDYDSVASFFNEYDYNVIRYDQRGHGNTPGEEKLLDHVDVVIEDLKAVVDYVKDNLHGKVFILGHGVGGTIATLFGIRYPHQVYGYISAGGLSPTGQPVFRDDAVDQSVELQSHGREENLKKHMMIKTFREAVRKMDIEFSKFDDRVLIMHGGSDRVVSSDDAIEFFKKSKTTHKALRIYDGLDHELLNVSSYRGMLLSDIVNWLEFEMSMDEAAK; this is encoded by the coding sequence GTGTCAGACATCAATTATATTTCATCATTTGACGATGTGAACCTTTACAGCAAGATCACATTAGGGGAAAGACCTATCGCGAACTTAATTATTGTGCAGGGATTAACGGAAGACTTAGATGATTATGATAGTGTGGCTTCGTTTTTTAATGAGTACGACTATAATGTAATTCGTTATGATCAGCGCGGTCATGGCAATACTCCCGGGGAAGAGAAGCTGTTGGACCATGTGGATGTAGTGATTGAAGATTTGAAAGCAGTTGTGGATTATGTGAAAGACAACTTGCACGGCAAAGTGTTTATCTTGGGGCATGGTGTAGGCGGTACGATAGCTACATTATTCGGTATCAGATATCCGCATCAAGTATACGGTTATATTTCTGCTGGCGGGTTATCGCCGACAGGCCAGCCGGTCTTTCGTGATGATGCGGTGGATCAATCTGTTGAGCTTCAAAGTCATGGCAGAGAAGAAAATTTGAAGAAGCATATGATGATTAAGACGTTTCGTGAAGCGGTACGCAAAATGGATATCGAGTTTTCAAAGTTTGATGACAGAGTATTAATAATGCATGGCGGCAGCGACAGAGTAGTAAGTTCGGATGATGCGATAGAGTTCTTCAAAAAATCCAAAACAACGCATAAAGCTTTAAGAATTTATGATGGGCTGGATCATGAGTTATTAAATGTATCTTCATATCGTGGTATGTTATTATCAGATATTGTAAATTGGTTAGAATTTGAAATGTCGATGGATGAGGCAGCGAAATAA
- a CDS encoding CidA/LrgA family protein, protein MTSKVLKIIFQIILIMGITYLGNTLQRLLHIPLAGSIVGLGLFFLLLQFKIIPVKWVEAGSNFLLTTMVFFFIPSVVGVMDIIGDIHLNFIVFFGVIILGTIAVAYVSGLIAEKMARRLHGDKGSHTL, encoded by the coding sequence ATGACATCGAAAGTTTTAAAGATTATCTTTCAAATTATCTTGATTATGGGCATCACGTATTTAGGCAACACCCTTCAACGCCTTTTGCATATTCCATTAGCTGGAAGTATCGTCGGCCTAGGACTCTTTTTCCTACTTTTACAATTTAAAATTATACCTGTCAAATGGGTCGAAGCGGGTTCAAACTTCCTTTTAACAACGATGGTCTTTTTCTTTATTCCATCTGTCGTTGGTGTAATGGATATCATAGGCGACATTCACCTTAATTTTATTGTGTTCTTCGGCGTCATTATTCTCGGCACAATTGCTGTCGCTTACGTCTCTGGGCTTATTGCCGAGAAAATGGCTAGAAGACTCCATGGTGATAAGGGGAGTCACACATTATGA
- a CDS encoding pyruvate oxidase codes for MAKIKANQALVEALLQWDIDHLYGIPGDSIDAVVDSLRTVSEQIKFYHVRHEEVGSLAAASYTKLTGKIGVSLAIGGPGAIHLLNGMYDAKMDGVPQLVLVGQSNSNLLGTKAFQETNLLDLCNDVSVYNRQISEKDDDIFGIVNEAIKTAYEKKGVATLILPNNLLTRKVKDTTNKPVNKKRPTIPAPNQAKIKKAAKLINKAKKPVLLMGTGAKHAGPEVEAFINKAKIPTIITLPAKTIIPDDHPYNLGNIGKIGTKPAYQAMQNADLLIMVGTNYPYVDYLPKKNIKAVQIDVDPKAIGHRFKVNSGIIGDAKTSLIELNDLVKPVKSRKFLDEALDNMKTWKEWMQKDLDNDAFPIRPEHLMGAINREADNDAVYSIDVGTSTVWSTRYLSLKPSNEFIISSWLGTMGCALPGAIASNVAFPNRQVIGIAGDGAFQMVMQDFATAVQYNMPMVIFIMNNKELAFIKYEQQAAGELEYAIDFSDMDMAKFAEACGGAGYTLKDPADIDTIVEAALNEDRPTIVDVHVDANAAPLPGKIVPDEAINYAKWAYRSITEDKKLDLEEIPPLSVAAKRFL; via the coding sequence ATGGCAAAAATTAAAGCAAATCAAGCACTTGTAGAAGCGTTACTACAATGGGATATTGATCATTTATACGGAATCCCTGGCGACTCAATCGATGCGGTAGTAGACAGCTTGCGTACAGTAAGCGAACAAATCAAATTCTATCATGTTCGTCATGAAGAAGTAGGAAGCTTAGCAGCAGCATCTTACACTAAACTTACTGGTAAAATCGGCGTGTCATTAGCAATCGGAGGACCAGGTGCAATCCACTTATTAAATGGTATGTATGACGCTAAAATGGACGGTGTTCCTCAATTAGTATTAGTTGGTCAATCTAACAGCAACTTATTAGGAACTAAAGCTTTCCAAGAAACAAACTTATTAGACTTATGTAATGATGTTTCTGTTTACAACCGTCAAATCAGCGAAAAAGATGATGATATCTTCGGTATCGTAAACGAAGCTATCAAAACAGCTTATGAGAAAAAAGGTGTGGCAACTTTAATCTTGCCTAACAACTTATTAACTCGCAAAGTTAAAGACACAACTAACAAACCAGTTAATAAAAAACGCCCAACAATCCCAGCTCCAAACCAAGCTAAAATTAAAAAAGCAGCTAAATTAATCAACAAAGCTAAAAAACCTGTATTATTAATGGGTACTGGTGCTAAACATGCTGGTCCGGAAGTAGAAGCTTTCATTAACAAAGCTAAAATCCCTACAATCATTACTTTACCAGCTAAAACAATCATCCCTGATGATCACCCGTACAACTTAGGAAATATTGGTAAAATCGGTACTAAACCAGCATATCAAGCAATGCAAAATGCTGACTTATTAATCATGGTTGGTACAAACTATCCTTACGTTGACTATCTACCTAAGAAAAATATCAAAGCAGTTCAAATCGACGTTGATCCGAAAGCAATCGGACACCGTTTCAAAGTGAACTCTGGAATTATCGGCGACGCTAAAACTTCATTAATCGAATTAAACGACTTAGTGAAACCAGTTAAAAGCCGTAAATTCTTAGACGAAGCTTTAGATAACATGAAAACTTGGAAAGAATGGATGCAAAAAGACCTTGATAATGATGCATTCCCAATTCGTCCAGAACACTTAATGGGTGCAATCAACAGAGAAGCAGACAACGATGCTGTTTACTCAATCGACGTAGGTACATCTACAGTTTGGTCTACACGTTACCTAAGCCTTAAACCAAGCAACGAATTCATTATTTCAAGCTGGTTAGGTACTATGGGTTGTGCATTACCAGGAGCAATTGCTTCTAACGTAGCATTCCCTAACCGTCAAGTTATCGGTATCGCTGGTGACGGTGCATTCCAAATGGTAATGCAAGACTTCGCAACTGCAGTTCAATACAACATGCCGATGGTTATCTTCATCATGAACAACAAAGAATTGGCATTCATCAAATATGAACAACAAGCAGCTGGTGAATTAGAATATGCTATCGACTTCTCAGATATGGATATGGCTAAATTCGCTGAAGCATGCGGCGGTGCTGGTTACACATTGAAAGACCCAGCTGACATCGACACTATCGTTGAAGCTGCATTAAACGAAGACCGTCCAACAATCGTTGACGTACACGTTGATGCAAATGCTGCACCACTTCCAGGTAAAATCGTACCTGACGAAGCAATCAACTATGCTAAATGGGCATACAGATCTATTACTGAAGATAAAAAATTAGACTTAGAAGAAATTCCACCGCTTTCAGTAGCAGCAAAACGTTTCTTATAA